One window of Mucilaginibacter inviolabilis genomic DNA carries:
- a CDS encoding MBL fold metallo-hydrolase: MKNKVKFLFKSIFLFLLATTLPRFADAQESTIKILPQPGYYNMQIGDLPLVVLSDGTNPLAFDKLLLNAQPGELKSLFEQNFLSTSVEGSDNAYLIRTDGKLVLIDAGSGDLLGPTFGQLTKSIINAGFKPEQIDAVLITHLHPDHVGGLMRNGQMVFPNATVYIAKAESDFWLSEENLKNAPVGSKPFFEYAQNSALPYLKAGKVKTFNSGDKLFSGITALGSAGHTAGHTSYIIESNGQKLVILGDLIHAAAAQFTDPGIAIAFDSDPNAAIKTRRRVFDDAVKGKYLVAGSHLSFPGVGHIRANGKGYLWVPANYSTIVSK, encoded by the coding sequence ATGAAAAATAAAGTAAAATTCTTATTTAAGTCTATCTTCTTATTTCTTTTAGCTACCACACTGCCGCGGTTTGCTGATGCACAGGAATCAACAATCAAAATTCTTCCGCAACCCGGATACTATAATATGCAAATAGGAGATTTGCCACTTGTGGTTCTTTCTGATGGCACCAATCCCTTAGCTTTTGACAAACTGCTTTTAAATGCTCAACCGGGTGAACTTAAAAGTTTATTTGAACAGAACTTTTTAAGTACAAGTGTAGAAGGGTCGGACAATGCTTACCTGATACGTACCGATGGTAAACTCGTACTGATTGATGCAGGTTCCGGCGATTTGCTGGGCCCAACATTTGGCCAGTTAACTAAAAGTATTATCAACGCAGGATTTAAACCAGAACAAATAGATGCGGTATTAATTACGCATTTACATCCAGACCACGTTGGCGGCTTAATGAGAAACGGCCAAATGGTTTTTCCTAACGCTACCGTATACATTGCTAAGGCAGAAAGTGATTTTTGGCTGAGCGAGGAAAATTTAAAAAATGCGCCCGTAGGTTCAAAACCTTTTTTTGAATATGCCCAAAATTCTGCATTGCCATACTTAAAAGCCGGAAAAGTAAAAACCTTTAATTCTGGTGATAAACTATTTTCGGGTATAACGGCATTAGGATCGGCCGGGCACACCGCCGGGCATACTTCGTATATTATTGAAAGCAATGGCCAGAAATTAGTGATACTTGGCGATCTAATACATGCAGCAGCCGCTCAATTTACAGACCCGGGTATCGCTATTGCATTTGACAGCGACCCTAACGCTGCAATCAAAACCCGCAGAAGAGTTTTTGATGATGCAGTGAAGGGGAAATACCTGGTTGCGGGATCGCATCTTTCATTTCCTGGCGTAGGTCATATAAGGGCTAATGGAAAA
- a CDS encoding Crp/Fnr family transcriptional regulator, producing MLHPLRVHIEAISKLTDEEFTYILSHFTEKKIKKHGDLIREGEYVNHEYFVIKGCLRTYVIDPDTGKEFTFQFAVENWWVTERGAFLNGTKANMTIECLEACELLCLTRENRDKLGAELWKYEHYVNVKSNIGYVALQKRMLTMITGNARQRYENFIHQYPYLVNRIPKTYLASYLGVSRETISRLYRT from the coding sequence GTGCTGCATCCTTTAAGAGTCCATATAGAAGCCATAAGTAAACTTACCGACGAAGAGTTTACTTATATACTATCACATTTTACCGAAAAGAAGATTAAAAAGCACGGTGATCTGATCAGAGAAGGCGAGTATGTTAATCACGAATATTTTGTAATTAAGGGTTGTCTCAGAACCTACGTCATTGATCCCGACACAGGAAAAGAATTTACCTTTCAGTTTGCAGTTGAAAATTGGTGGGTTACCGAACGAGGGGCTTTTCTTAATGGTACCAAAGCTAATATGACCATTGAATGCCTGGAAGCTTGCGAACTACTCTGCCTTACCCGTGAAAACCGGGACAAGCTTGGTGCGGAACTCTGGAAATATGAACATTATGTGAATGTGAAATCCAATATAGGCTATGTTGCCCTGCAAAAAAGAATGCTTACCATGATTACCGGGAACGCAAGGCAACGGTACGAGAATTTTATTCATCAATACCCCTACCTTGTTAATCGCATCCCCAAAACCTATCTTGCCTCATACCTGGGTGTTTCCAGGGAAACCATAAGCCGTTTATACAGAACTTAA
- a CDS encoding cupin domain-containing protein, producing the protein MKCKYILPSIIAIVFLTACNHPKTEGSKQQTRLIFPQGKKITNNNFTGTAYLQTLIAADSLNSISVGNVTFEPGARSKWHSHPAGQILLVIDGVGYYQEKGQPKKILRKGDVIKCPPNIPHWHGASADTAFVQVAITGREKGETVWLNAVTDEEYRK; encoded by the coding sequence ATGAAGTGTAAATATATACTGCCGTCAATCATTGCTATTGTCTTTTTAACGGCTTGTAACCACCCTAAAACAGAAGGTTCGAAACAACAAACTAGACTTATATTTCCACAAGGCAAAAAAATAACCAATAATAACTTTACAGGAACAGCTTACCTCCAAACACTAATAGCAGCGGATAGCCTTAATTCCATATCCGTTGGAAATGTCACTTTTGAACCCGGGGCCAGAAGCAAATGGCATTCACATCCGGCAGGACAAATATTACTAGTGATTGATGGGGTTGGTTATTATCAGGAAAAAGGACAGCCTAAAAAAATACTTCGCAAAGGCGACGTTATAAAATGCCCGCCCAATATTCCTCATTGGCATGGAGCAAGTGCGGACACTGCTTTTGTTCAGGTAGCCATAACCGGAAGAGAAAAGGGTGAAACAGTTTGGCTGAATGCGGTAACGGATGAAGAATATCGTAAATAA
- a CDS encoding alpha/beta hydrolase, translated as MTTNIISSAQTKPKNPFGLVYDDAITENAKGKVNIHPVTYKLNGIDIAANVYTPANYDASKKYPAVVVAHPNGGVKEQVAGLYAQRLAEQGYITITADAAYQGASGGEPRNVDKPANRVDDIHGMADFIAQYRGVDMAKLGLLGICGGGGYSLKAAQSDKRFKAVATLSMFNSGEVRRNGFMNSQISTIQERLKQASDARAQEAAGGQVSYSNSASKPLTGEQIAKLPDLYKQGMEYYGKTYAHPNSSGIYTLSSLMDLMTWDASSNMDLINQPLLMMAGSKADSKYMTDEAFSKATNAKSKELFLIDGATHIETYWKPEYVSKAVNKLVTFYQANL; from the coding sequence ATGACAACCAATATTATATCTTCGGCTCAAACCAAGCCCAAAAATCCCTTTGGACTGGTATATGATGATGCCATTACAGAAAATGCAAAAGGAAAAGTAAATATCCATCCTGTAACTTATAAACTGAACGGGATTGATATAGCGGCCAATGTTTATACTCCTGCCAACTACGATGCATCAAAGAAATACCCGGCAGTTGTGGTGGCCCACCCTAACGGTGGCGTAAAAGAACAGGTTGCAGGTTTATATGCTCAACGTTTAGCCGAACAAGGGTATATTACCATTACGGCTGATGCCGCATACCAGGGTGCCAGTGGCGGAGAACCCCGCAATGTGGATAAGCCGGCAAACCGGGTTGATGATATACATGGGATGGCAGATTTTATTGCTCAATATCGAGGCGTTGATATGGCAAAACTTGGATTGCTTGGCATTTGTGGCGGTGGCGGTTACTCTTTAAAAGCAGCACAATCAGACAAACGGTTTAAAGCAGTGGCAACCCTAAGTATGTTCAATTCAGGTGAGGTAAGACGAAATGGTTTTATGAATTCCCAGATTTCAACTATCCAGGAAAGGTTAAAACAGGCCTCAGATGCGCGGGCACAGGAAGCAGCGGGAGGACAAGTTTCATATTCAAATAGCGCTTCTAAGCCACTAACAGGCGAACAAATAGCCAAGCTTCCTGACTTGTATAAACAAGGGATGGAATACTATGGAAAAACGTATGCACATCCAAATTCAAGTGGAATATATACCCTAAGCAGCCTGATGGATTTAATGACCTGGGATGCAAGTAGCAATATGGATCTGATTAACCAGCCTCTGTTGATGATGGCAGGAAGCAAAGCCGATTCAAAATATATGACAGATGAAGCATTTAGTAAAGCAACCAATGCAAAAAGCAAGGAACTGTTCCTAATCGATGGAGCTACTCATATTGAAACCTATTGGAAACCAGAATACGTATCAAAAGCCGTGAATAAATTAGTTACTTTTTACCAGGCCAACCTTTAA
- a CDS encoding carboxymuconolactone decarboxylase family protein, with protein sequence MKKIKANTIIASLILVFCFTYNVKAQNNMNANQRLSQKEQSIISIAALTAKGDLPKLKTVLNTGFEAGLTVNEIKEILVHLYAYCGFPRSIRGLQTFMEVLDERKAKGIHDKTGNDISPINEKGSKYERGKKILGELTKVSQPDTLTGYSAFAPIIDTFLKEHLFADIFERDVLTYSERELVTVSVLGTIGGVEPMLRSHLIICLNVGLAPEQLLQFVNIIKSTVGQKEAKAAQTVLDEVLKARHNF encoded by the coding sequence ATGAAAAAAATAAAAGCAAATACTATCATAGCGTCATTAATCCTGGTCTTTTGTTTTACCTATAATGTGAAAGCACAAAACAATATGAATGCAAACCAGAGATTAAGCCAAAAGGAGCAAAGCATTATTTCTATTGCTGCATTAACGGCTAAAGGCGATTTACCAAAGTTAAAAACAGTACTGAATACCGGTTTTGAGGCTGGGCTTACCGTGAATGAAATAAAAGAAATTTTAGTACATCTGTATGCCTACTGCGGATTTCCGCGCAGCATTCGCGGATTACAAACCTTTATGGAAGTTCTTGATGAACGCAAAGCCAAAGGCATCCATGATAAAACAGGAAATGACATTTCGCCTATCAATGAAAAAGGGAGCAAATATGAGCGAGGGAAAAAGATTTTAGGAGAGCTCACCAAAGTATCTCAACCCGATACATTGACAGGCTATTCGGCTTTTGCTCCCATAATAGATACCTTCCTGAAAGAACATTTGTTTGCGGATATTTTTGAAAGGGACGTTTTAACTTATTCTGAAAGAGAACTGGTTACGGTATCGGTACTAGGCACCATTGGCGGCGTAGAGCCTATGCTACGTTCGCATCTAATTATTTGCCTCAATGTAGGTTTGGCGCCAGAGCAATTACTCCAATTTGTAAATATTATAAAATCAACCGTTGGTCAAAAAGAAGCAAAAGCAGCCCAAACGGTATTGGATGAGGTGCTTAAAGCAAGGCATAACTTTTAA
- a CDS encoding helix-turn-helix domain-containing protein, with the protein MDDIKSFSSIKEYNAFNNNETLHPLVSVVNLEKADPRQHRRLRYEFYTIFFKKIHCGDLRYGLGNYDYEEGTLIFLAPGQVIGQNGLEYYKPQGTALVFHADLLTGTSLGKNINDYRFFSYAVNEALHLSEQERKIILDCFSKIEYELQHAVDKHSKKLIASNIELFLNYCERFYDRQFITRENINKGILEKFEDLLNSYFSSDNPVNIGLPSVAYCADELHLSANYFGDLIKKETGKTAQEYIQNKIIDIAKNKIFENNKTINEIAFELGFKYPQHFSRLFKKRVGNTPNEYRNLN; encoded by the coding sequence ATGGACGATATTAAAAGCTTTAGTAGTATAAAGGAATATAATGCCTTTAATAACAATGAGACATTACATCCTTTAGTGAGTGTGGTTAATCTGGAAAAAGCTGATCCCAGGCAGCACAGACGTTTGCGTTATGAATTTTATACTATTTTTTTTAAGAAGATACATTGCGGCGACCTGCGTTATGGATTGGGTAATTACGACTACGAGGAAGGGACATTAATATTTCTAGCACCAGGCCAGGTAATAGGTCAAAACGGCCTTGAATACTATAAACCACAGGGAACTGCTTTAGTATTTCATGCCGATTTGCTAACCGGTACATCTTTAGGGAAAAATATTAATGATTATCGCTTCTTTTCTTACGCAGTAAACGAAGCGTTGCATTTGTCGGAGCAGGAACGAAAAATCATCCTAGACTGTTTTTCTAAAATTGAGTATGAGTTACAGCATGCAGTTGACAAACACAGCAAAAAGTTAATTGCCTCAAACATTGAACTGTTTTTGAATTATTGTGAACGGTTTTATGATCGTCAATTCATCACTCGTGAAAATATCAACAAAGGAATTTTAGAAAAATTTGAAGACTTATTGAATAGCTATTTTTCTTCAGACAATCCTGTTAATATTGGTTTGCCATCCGTTGCTTATTGCGCCGATGAGCTGCACTTGTCGGCTAATTACTTTGGCGATTTAATCAAAAAGGAAACCGGGAAAACTGCCCAGGAATATATTCAAAACAAAATCATCGACATTGCCAAAAACAAGATTTTCGAGAATAATAAAACAATCAATGAAATTGCATTTGAATTGGGTTTTAAATATCCGCAACATTTTAGCAGGTTATTTAAAAAACGAGTTGGCAATACTCCTAATGAATACAGGAATTTAAATTGA
- a CDS encoding helix-turn-helix domain-containing protein yields MASTQPIRIKTITEYHRLTGLPKPEHPLISVINIEAIKQPPMDGPFSLFFDFYSISLKRGIHAKFKYGQQPYDFDEGVLFFMAPGQVLSVEFDKDRVQNPSGWMIFIHPDFLWNTPLAKTIKQYEYFNYSVYEALYLSDKEETMLTGIAQSMEQEYHANIDQFSQNVIIAQLELLLTYGERFYQRQFITRKIASHEILTRLEDLLSSYFKSEALAKQGLPTVTYIAETLNISPSYLTGLLKALTGQSTQQHLHHKLIELAKEKLSTTNLSVSEIAYQLGFEHLQSFSKLFKTKTNLSPLEFRQSFN; encoded by the coding sequence ATGGCCAGCACGCAACCTATCCGGATTAAAACCATTACCGAATATCATCGGTTAACAGGTCTCCCTAAACCAGAGCACCCCTTAATCAGCGTAATCAATATTGAAGCCATTAAACAACCACCGATGGATGGGCCGTTTAGCTTGTTTTTTGATTTTTATTCCATTTCCTTAAAGCGGGGCATTCATGCCAAATTTAAATATGGCCAGCAGCCTTATGATTTTGATGAGGGTGTGTTATTCTTTATGGCTCCGGGCCAGGTGCTTAGCGTTGAATTTGATAAAGACAGAGTACAAAACCCATCCGGCTGGATGATATTTATCCATCCCGATTTTTTATGGAATACCCCTCTGGCAAAAACCATTAAACAATATGAGTATTTCAATTATTCGGTTTATGAAGCTCTATATCTTTCGGACAAGGAAGAAACCATGCTCACCGGCATCGCGCAATCTATGGAGCAGGAGTACCATGCCAATATCGATCAATTTAGCCAAAATGTAATCATTGCACAATTAGAGCTATTGCTAACTTACGGAGAACGGTTTTATCAGCGCCAATTCATTACCCGAAAAATTGCCAGTCATGAAATTCTTACCCGTTTGGAAGACCTGCTTTCGTCATATTTTAAAAGCGAAGCCTTAGCCAAACAAGGATTACCAACCGTTACCTATATTGCCGAAACCCTGAATATATCACCCAGTTATTTAACCGGTTTATTGAAAGCCTTAACCGGGCAGAGCACCCAGCAACATCTGCATCACAAACTGATTGAATTGGCTAAAGAAAAACTAAGTACCACCAACTTATCGGTAAGCGAAATAGCTTATCAATTAGGATTTGAACACCTACAGTCGTTCAGCAAGTTATTTAAGACCAAAACCAACCTATCGCCTTTGGAGTTCAGACAGTCGTTTAATTGA
- a CDS encoding SDR family oxidoreductase, with protein sequence MKITVTGSLGNISKPLTISLIQQGHSVTVISSSAEKQTTIEALGATAAIGSMEDAQFLAASFTGADAVYCMIPMSFTEQDLTAYMRRIAGNYLYAIKQAGVKRIIVLSGWSADLTKSENVEGIFDELTDVSITIMRPASFYSNFYMSIDMIRGKGFIGKFLTLRHSGLWALLTGKTGLLMGNYGGDDRIVFVSPKDIADAVAEELVTIPAQHKTVRYVGSEEMTCNEAAKVIGTAIGKPWLKWVLLSDKQMLQGLKMAKVPEQLAASLVEMQAIMHSGAPLRNFHQSKPQMGKVKLKDFAKEFAAVYQQG encoded by the coding sequence ATGAAGATTACAGTCACAGGTTCATTGGGGAACATTAGCAAACCATTAACTATATCTTTAATACAACAAGGGCATTCAGTTACCGTAATTAGCAGCAGTGCTGAAAAGCAAACTACTATTGAAGCATTAGGTGCTACCGCCGCCATAGGCTCTATGGAGGATGCTCAATTTCTGGCAGCCTCTTTTACCGGTGCCGACGCGGTGTATTGTATGATACCCATGAGTTTTACGGAGCAAGACTTAACTGCTTATATGCGCCGGATAGCGGGTAACTATTTATACGCCATAAAGCAAGCCGGAGTAAAGCGGATAATTGTTTTAAGTGGTTGGAGTGCCGATTTAACTAAATCTGAAAATGTGGAAGGTATTTTTGATGAATTAACCGATGTATCGATCACCATCATGCGCCCTGCATCTTTTTACAGCAATTTTTATATGTCAATAGATATGATCAGGGGAAAAGGATTTATTGGTAAGTTTTTAACGCTTCGCCATTCGGGTTTGTGGGCCTTATTAACCGGAAAAACCGGCCTGCTGATGGGAAATTACGGCGGCGATGATCGGATTGTTTTTGTTTCGCCAAAAGATATTGCCGATGCTGTAGCCGAGGAATTGGTTACAATACCCGCACAACATAAAACAGTCCGTTATGTAGGTAGTGAAGAAATGACCTGTAACGAAGCTGCAAAAGTTATTGGCACAGCCATCGGAAAGCCCTGGTTAAAGTGGGTGTTACTATCGGATAAGCAAATGCTTCAGGGTTTAAAAATGGCCAAAGTACCCGAACAGCTGGCAGCATCCCTGGTCGAAATGCAGGCGATTATGCATAGCGGGGCACCTCTCCGTAACTTTCATCAAAGCAAACCACAGATGGGCAAAGTGAAATTAAAAGATTTTGCAAAAGAATTTGCAGCAGTTTATCAGCAAGGATAA
- a CDS encoding MarR family winged helix-turn-helix transcriptional regulator translates to MDAEVIHQIRRLTQQYAYTSIQMHEAVARKAGLSGTDHKYLGFLMEKGQMTAGELAVLTGLTTGAVTGLIDRFEKRDLVKRKFAQDDRRKVFIEPKTENIMALLVPLYKEFRAKSEKLIASFSDKDVQILEAYFSKAIEIMNETTTELNNKQA, encoded by the coding sequence ATGGATGCCGAAGTAATACACCAAATAAGGAGATTGACCCAACAATATGCCTATACCTCCATTCAAATGCATGAAGCTGTAGCCCGAAAGGCCGGGCTTTCGGGTACTGACCATAAATATTTAGGGTTTTTAATGGAAAAAGGACAAATGACGGCGGGCGAGCTTGCCGTTTTAACAGGCCTAACTACAGGTGCGGTTACAGGTTTGATAGACCGGTTTGAAAAGAGGGATCTGGTAAAAAGAAAATTTGCTCAAGATGACAGGCGCAAGGTTTTCATCGAACCTAAAACCGAAAATATCATGGCGCTGTTGGTGCCGCTTTATAAAGAATTCCGTGCTAAGTCAGAAAAATTGATTGCTTCATTTTCAGACAAGGATGTTCAAATTCTTGAAGCCTATTTTTCAAAAGCTATTGAAATTATGAATGAAACAACAACCGAACTCAATAATAAACAAGCGTAA
- the ppsA gene encoding phosphoenolpyruvate synthase: MNNRGSYVLGFQEIDETKLATVGGKGANLGELARIEGIHVPDGFCISTEAFNRMMEATPSINNLLDQLSLLKVEDRSKISELSSKIRKAIESVTIAQDIVDEIANYLTRFDENEAFAVRSSATAEDLPSASFAGQQDTYLNIIGQEAILKHISKCWASLFTDRAVVYRIQNGFDHRKVHLSVVVQQMVFPQAAGILFTADPVTGNRKMLSIDASFGLGEAMVSGLVNADLYKVSNGRIIDKKIPAKKLAIYALKGGGTKEQEIELERQNKQALTDDQVLQLERIGRKIEDHFGSPQDIEWCLTGDIFCIVQSRPITTLYPVPETSDQENHVYISVGHQQMMTDPMKPLGLSLWQLRAGRPMFKAAGRLFVDVADNLATPAGREGLLEAMGQHDPLIKDALITIVERGDFIKLLPDDQKAPALVKSDRGMSSTAILAQVGNDPAIVADLIKDNETSVKSLKQNIQTKSGTDVFDFILEDIRQSKQMIFHTKHMGVILAAMNASSWINDKMNEWLGEKNVADILSQSAPNNVTSEMGLELLDVADVIRPYPPIIAYLQQVKDDNFLDELPKFDGGQEVKNAIDTYLHKYGMRCAGEIDITKTRWSEKPAILVPIILSNIKNFEPGAGKQKFEQGQLEALKKEQSLLNRLQELPDGEQKAKETKSMIDLIRNFVGYREYPKYGIVNRFFVYKQALLKEIEKLVQANVIREKEDACYLTFEELREVVATHRLDHQLINKRKEEHQLFEKLNPPRVITSDGEIVTGKYKHEDLPVGAIAGLAVSSGVIEGRARVILNMEDADLEEGDILVTAFTDPSWTPLFVSIKGLVTEVGGLMTHGAVIAREYGLPAVVGVDNATKLIKDGQQIRVNGTDGYIEIL, from the coding sequence ATGAATAACAGGGGCTCTTATGTACTTGGTTTCCAGGAAATCGATGAAACAAAATTGGCAACGGTTGGGGGAAAAGGAGCCAATCTGGGTGAACTCGCCAGAATTGAAGGGATCCATGTGCCGGATGGTTTTTGTATTTCGACCGAAGCTTTTAACCGAATGATGGAGGCAACGCCGTCAATTAACAACTTACTTGACCAGTTATCGCTTTTAAAAGTGGAAGACCGGAGCAAGATTAGTGAGCTTAGCAGCAAGATTCGCAAAGCTATTGAAAGCGTAACCATTGCCCAGGATATAGTTGATGAGATTGCTAATTATCTTACCCGGTTTGATGAAAATGAGGCTTTTGCGGTACGGTCCAGCGCCACAGCTGAAGATCTGCCGTCGGCATCCTTTGCAGGTCAGCAGGATACGTATTTGAATATTATTGGGCAGGAGGCTATCCTGAAACATATCAGTAAATGCTGGGCGTCATTATTTACCGATAGAGCGGTAGTTTATCGTATTCAAAATGGGTTTGATCACCGTAAGGTTCACCTGTCTGTGGTTGTTCAACAGATGGTGTTCCCGCAGGCGGCGGGGATTTTGTTTACTGCCGATCCCGTTACCGGTAACCGGAAAATGTTGTCTATTGATGCCAGTTTCGGACTTGGCGAAGCCATGGTTTCGGGTCTGGTAAATGCCGATCTGTATAAAGTGAGCAACGGCAGGATTATCGATAAAAAGATACCCGCTAAGAAACTGGCTATTTACGCCCTAAAAGGTGGCGGTACAAAAGAACAGGAGATTGAACTGGAACGGCAGAATAAGCAAGCCCTTACAGATGATCAGGTACTACAACTGGAGCGCATCGGCAGAAAGATCGAAGATCATTTTGGCAGCCCTCAGGATATTGAATGGTGTTTGACCGGCGATATATTTTGCATTGTTCAGAGCAGGCCAATCACCACTTTATACCCGGTTCCTGAAACCAGCGATCAGGAAAATCATGTTTATATATCCGTTGGCCACCAGCAAATGATGACCGACCCCATGAAACCGCTGGGATTGTCTTTATGGCAATTAAGAGCTGGTAGACCCATGTTTAAGGCGGCCGGAAGATTGTTTGTGGATGTTGCGGATAACCTGGCTACACCTGCAGGCAGAGAAGGTTTATTAGAGGCCATGGGCCAACATGATCCGCTCATCAAAGATGCATTGATAACCATCGTGGAGCGAGGGGATTTTATAAAATTATTACCGGATGACCAAAAGGCACCCGCGCTGGTTAAAAGCGATAGGGGTATGTCGTCTACAGCTATTTTGGCACAAGTAGGAAACGACCCTGCAATAGTTGCTGATCTGATTAAAGATAACGAGACATCGGTGAAATCGCTCAAGCAAAACATCCAAACGAAATCAGGAACAGATGTATTTGATTTTATTCTGGAAGACATCCGGCAATCAAAGCAGATGATATTTCATACAAAGCATATGGGGGTGATTTTGGCGGCAATGAATGCTTCATCGTGGATCAACGATAAGATGAACGAATGGTTAGGCGAAAAAAACGTAGCAGATATACTTTCTCAATCAGCCCCCAACAATGTCACTTCGGAGATGGGTCTGGAGTTGCTGGATGTAGCAGATGTGATTCGGCCTTACCCTCCAATAATAGCGTACTTACAACAGGTAAAGGACGATAACTTTTTAGATGAACTGCCTAAGTTTGATGGCGGACAGGAAGTAAAAAATGCTATAGATACCTACCTCCACAAATACGGCATGCGATGTGCCGGCGAGATAGATATTACTAAAACCCGTTGGAGCGAAAAGCCTGCCATACTTGTCCCGATAATATTGAGTAATATTAAAAATTTTGAGCCCGGGGCCGGCAAGCAGAAGTTTGAGCAGGGGCAACTGGAGGCGCTAAAGAAAGAACAATCGCTGTTGAATAGATTGCAAGAATTACCGGATGGTGAACAAAAAGCAAAAGAAACAAAATCAATGATCGATCTGATCCGGAATTTTGTTGGTTACCGGGAATATCCAAAATATGGTATAGTTAACCGTTTCTTTGTTTATAAACAGGCTTTGCTGAAAGAAATCGAAAAACTGGTACAAGCCAATGTTATTCGCGAAAAAGAAGATGCCTGCTATCTTACGTTTGAAGAATTGCGCGAAGTTGTGGCAACACACCGGTTGGATCATCAACTCATCAATAAGCGAAAAGAAGAACATCAATTATTTGAAAAGCTAAACCCGCCAAGAGTGATCACATCTGATGGTGAGATTGTTACGGGCAAGTACAAACACGAAGACCTGCCGGTAGGAGCCATTGCTGGCCTGGCTGTTTCTTCCGGAGTGATAGAAGGGCGGGCACGCGTTATCTTAAACATGGAAGATGCCGATCTGGAAGAGGGAGATATACTGGTCACAGCATTTACCGACCCCAGCTGGACACCATTGTTTGTATCCATCAAAGGCCTTGTCACTGAAGTTGGCGGACTGATGACCCATGGAGCTGTTATTGCGCGTGAATATGGCTTACCCGCGGTTGTAGGAGTTGATAATGCTACCAAACTGATTAAAGACGGTCAACAGATCCGGGTGAACGGAACGGACGGATATATTGAAATACTATAA
- a CDS encoding alpha/beta hydrolase codes for MKNSNVKNVVLVHGAFADGSGFKALYNELTKKGYNVSVVQNPLTSLEDDVLATHVALDRIGGPAILAGHSWGGAVITEAGNHPNVAALVYIAAFQPDNGESALQWLQTAPAAPENGVLPPDEKGIVYYDKDKYHAGFCADIDADEAAFMYASQGAFYAKGFVSPITDAAWKHKPAYGLIATEDKSINPDIQRKMYSRSNTKVTEVKGSHVIFMSHPDIVANVIIEAAENASAV; via the coding sequence ATGAAAAACTCAAATGTAAAGAATGTAGTGTTGGTACACGGAGCATTCGCCGATGGTTCAGGCTTTAAAGCACTTTATAACGAATTAACAAAAAAAGGGTATAACGTATCTGTTGTACAAAACCCTTTAACTTCACTGGAAGATGATGTTTTGGCAACACACGTGGCACTAGACAGGATTGGTGGTCCTGCAATACTTGCCGGTCATTCCTGGGGTGGTGCAGTGATCACCGAAGCTGGTAATCACCCCAATGTTGCCGCGCTGGTATATATAGCCGCCTTCCAGCCAGACAATGGCGAATCGGCCTTGCAGTGGTTGCAAACTGCTCCCGCAGCGCCAGAAAACGGTGTACTGCCTCCTGATGAAAAAGGCATTGTATACTATGACAAAGATAAATACCATGCAGGTTTTTGTGCCGATATTGATGCCGACGAAGCCGCGTTTATGTATGCCTCACAAGGCGCATTTTATGCCAAAGGTTTTGTAAGCCCTATTACTGATGCAGCCTGGAAACATAAACCAGCATATGGTTTGATTGCTACCGAAGATAAAAGCATCAATCCTGATATACAGAGAAAGATGTACAGCCGCTCAAACACCAAAGTAACCGAAGTTAAAGGCAGTCACGTGATCTTTATGTCGCATCCTGATATTGTTGCCAATGTGATCATCGAAGCCGCCGAAAATGCATCAGCAGTTTAA